One genomic region from Pseudoduganella lutea encodes:
- a CDS encoding GNAT family N-acetyltransferase: MKIEIRLAQLAERLIVRNLMELYQHDFSELDGTDLDDHGQYGYYDLDCFWIKPAWSAYVIKVDDKWAGFVLTNDEVHTLGNTCAIVEFFVVRKYRGRGVGRLAAREILSQCPARWEIRVIQENQAAQAFWESLLLTAWPAGYQRVLVNSREWHGPIFSVDTRTTAPVKLQAYPGQI; encoded by the coding sequence ATGAAAATCGAAATCCGACTAGCCCAGCTTGCTGAACGCCTGATCGTGCGGAACTTGATGGAGCTTTACCAGCACGATTTTTCCGAGCTTGACGGCACGGATTTAGATGATCATGGTCAGTACGGCTATTACGATCTGGACTGCTTCTGGATCAAGCCGGCATGGTCGGCTTATGTAATCAAGGTAGATGACAAGTGGGCCGGCTTTGTATTGACGAACGACGAAGTCCATACACTTGGGAACACGTGCGCAATCGTCGAGTTCTTCGTCGTTCGCAAATATCGGGGACGCGGCGTGGGCAGGTTGGCTGCGCGGGAAATCCTGTCCCAGTGCCCCGCCAGATGGGAAATCCGCGTGATTCAGGAAAATCAGGCAGCGCAAGCATTCTGGGAATCGCTTCTGCTTACAGCGTGGCCTGCTGGCTATCAGAGGGTCTTGGTAAATAGCCGAGAATGGCATGGTCCCATCTTCTCGGTCGACACGCGTACAACGGCACCAGTGAAGCTGCAAGCGTATCCTGGCCAGATCTAA
- a CDS encoding cyanophycinase translates to MLIHHFYQSLKRIFSGYRQIAFLLTALVFAAPASAEATFEKAKPIPLYSYFATGDVNAVVTAPSTLPAPSFVLMGGGPDVDSAFRWLIQRAGITPETGGRFVVIRATGTEAYNPYIYYSDEALTTSTTIAELWVGGASLGLTSVETLVIPSVKAANSPAVNAILSKANVVFIAGGDQSHYIRFWKGTALEQTLKSLMAKNVPVGGTSAGLAVLGQFDYSALYQSATSELSMLDPYYKDITFDPAPLSLQGGFIAPPALANMIFDSHFDSRDRMGRFITFLSRIVAPTSSASGTFGCPGGVLPASSSGNMTARGIGIGVETALLVQGNGNGKPVTAKRVTNPSTTTESAVYFVRPSVPPSVCEPKTPLTVANVEVRKLADPDGVFNMTDWTGVPLYNHLDVTSGTLFPADWY, encoded by the coding sequence ATGCTGATACACCATTTCTACCAGTCGCTCAAGCGGATTTTTTCAGGTTACCGCCAGATCGCGTTCCTGCTGACGGCACTTGTATTTGCCGCTCCGGCATCTGCGGAAGCCACATTCGAGAAGGCAAAACCGATCCCTCTGTATTCCTATTTCGCCACGGGCGATGTCAATGCCGTCGTCACCGCACCGTCGACACTTCCGGCACCGTCGTTCGTACTGATGGGTGGCGGTCCCGACGTGGATTCCGCCTTTCGATGGCTGATCCAGCGGGCCGGCATCACACCGGAAACGGGAGGACGATTCGTCGTCATCCGGGCAACCGGAACGGAAGCTTATAACCCTTACATTTATTACAGTGACGAAGCGTTGACGACCTCCACGACGATCGCCGAACTGTGGGTGGGCGGTGCCTCCCTGGGCCTGACATCGGTGGAAACACTGGTGATTCCCAGCGTCAAGGCGGCCAACAGCCCGGCCGTCAATGCCATCCTTTCCAAAGCCAACGTCGTCTTTATCGCGGGCGGCGACCAGAGTCATTACATCCGTTTCTGGAAAGGCACGGCGCTGGAACAGACGCTCAAATCACTGATGGCGAAAAACGTCCCGGTCGGTGGTACCAGCGCCGGTCTGGCCGTGCTGGGCCAGTTTGATTATTCGGCGCTGTACCAATCCGCCACGTCGGAACTGTCGATGCTCGATCCTTATTACAAGGATATTACGTTCGACCCGGCGCCACTGAGTCTCCAGGGCGGCTTCATCGCACCACCGGCATTGGCAAACATGATTTTCGATTCGCATTTCGACAGCCGCGATCGCATGGGCCGCTTCATTACCTTCCTTTCCAGGATCGTCGCGCCGACCAGTTCGGCAAGCGGAACTTTCGGATGCCCCGGCGGCGTACTTCCCGCATCCTCCAGCGGCAATATGACCGCGCGCGGTATCGGCATCGGCGTCGAGACCGCATTGCTGGTCCAGGGAAATGGGAACGGAAAGCCTGTCACGGCGAAACGGGTCACCAACCCTTCGACAACGACGGAAAGCGCGGTCTATTTTGTTCGCCCCTCGGTCCCGCCAAGTGTCTGCGAACCCAAAACACCCCTGACGGTTGCCAACGTCGAAGTCAGAAAGCTGGCCGATCCGGATGGTGTTTTCAATATGACCGACTGGACCGGCGTGCCGCTGTACAACCATCTGGACGTCACTTCCGGCACGTTATTCCCCGCGGACTGGTATTGA
- a CDS encoding glycoside hydrolase family 95 protein, translating to MKRHTAPDRMRRNLMLGMGALAATPALGLAAPGTAGTAAAKRSNTLWYRQSAARWEEALPLGNGRLGAMVFGGVGQERLQLNEDTLWAGAPYTPDNPDAVAALPKVRQLLAEGKYAEATEGVAAGMMGKPIRQMSYGTLGDVLLTMQDARKPTGYERSLDLASAITSTRFTTALGVHTRESFVSAPDQVIVMRLQVPKGKLGFTLGWRGPRKVKAIASNYPGLATDLANAPPTDWLHVEEAGALPADAAIEADGPGAILVTGRNEAMHGIPAGLRYAMRIQVTGDGQLRFADGQLTLTGATTATVLIAAATSYVNYADVSGDPVAIVRRQMAAASAKPYATLKRAHMEEHGSLFGTMSIDLGTGAGAANPTDVRIATVDKEGNQRDDPALDALYVQYARYLLIASSRPGTQPANLQGIWNEGTNPPWGGKYTININTEMNYWPADPAGLGVCVEPLLRMVEDLAQTGARTAKTMYGARGWVTHHNTDLWRAAAPIDAAKYGMWPCGGAWLCNTVWDHYDYSRDAGVLRRLYPVMRGASEFFLDTLVEDPQGRGLVTSPSMSPENSHPFGSSLVAGPAMDRQIVRDLFAHTLEAGRLLGQDAALLERIDAARARLAPDRVGQQGQFQEWLEDWDARAPDRRHRHVSHLYAVYPSSQANVRDTPELVRAARQTLLDRGDLATGWGTAWRLCLWARMGDAEHAYSVLKGLTGPRRTYPNMFDAHPPFQIDGNFGGAAGIMEMLLQSWGGEVLLLPALPAAWPSGRVTGIRARGALTIDLAWERGQLTSLRIVGKPDYTVTLRHQGKVVRVKLDAGGTLRTTGPALKALA from the coding sequence ATGAAACGACACACCGCCCCCGACCGCATGCGGCGCAACCTGATGCTGGGCATGGGCGCCCTGGCCGCCACGCCGGCCCTCGGCCTGGCCGCGCCGGGCACCGCCGGCACCGCCGCGGCGAAGCGGAGTAATACGCTGTGGTACCGCCAGAGCGCGGCGCGCTGGGAAGAGGCCCTGCCGCTGGGGAACGGCCGCCTGGGGGCGATGGTCTTTGGTGGCGTGGGCCAGGAACGCCTGCAGCTCAACGAAGACACGCTGTGGGCCGGCGCGCCCTACACGCCGGACAATCCCGATGCAGTGGCGGCCCTGCCGAAAGTGCGCCAGCTGCTTGCCGAGGGCAAGTACGCCGAAGCGACCGAAGGTGTCGCCGCCGGCATGATGGGCAAGCCGATCCGCCAGATGTCGTATGGCACCCTGGGCGACGTGCTGCTGACGATGCAGGATGCCCGCAAGCCCACCGGCTACGAACGCTCGCTCGACCTGGCCAGCGCCATCACCAGCACGCGATTCACCACGGCGCTTGGCGTGCACACGCGCGAAAGCTTCGTGTCGGCGCCCGACCAGGTGATCGTCATGCGTCTGCAGGTGCCGAAGGGCAAGCTGGGGTTTACGCTGGGCTGGCGCGGGCCGCGCAAGGTCAAGGCGATCGCGTCGAACTATCCGGGCCTGGCCACGGATCTCGCCAATGCGCCGCCCACCGACTGGCTGCATGTGGAAGAAGCGGGGGCCTTGCCCGCCGACGCGGCCATCGAGGCGGATGGCCCCGGTGCCATCCTCGTCACCGGCCGCAACGAAGCCATGCACGGCATCCCGGCGGGCCTGCGCTATGCGATGCGCATCCAGGTCACGGGCGACGGCCAGCTGCGCTTCGCGGATGGCCAGCTCACGCTGACGGGCGCCACCACGGCCACGGTACTCATCGCCGCCGCCACCAGCTACGTGAACTACGCCGACGTGAGCGGCGACCCGGTGGCAATCGTGCGCCGCCAGATGGCCGCGGCGTCGGCCAAACCCTATGCCACCCTGAAACGCGCGCACATGGAGGAGCATGGCAGCCTGTTCGGCACGATGTCGATCGACCTGGGCACGGGCGCCGGCGCCGCCAATCCCACCGACGTGCGCATCGCCACGGTCGACAAGGAAGGCAACCAGCGGGACGACCCGGCGCTCGACGCGCTGTACGTGCAATATGCCCGCTACCTGCTGATCGCCTCGTCGCGGCCCGGCACCCAACCGGCCAACCTGCAGGGCATCTGGAACGAAGGCACGAATCCGCCATGGGGCGGCAAGTACACCATCAACATCAATACGGAGATGAACTACTGGCCGGCCGACCCGGCCGGGCTGGGCGTGTGCGTGGAACCGCTGCTGCGCATGGTCGAAGACCTGGCGCAGACGGGCGCGCGCACGGCGAAGACCATGTATGGCGCGCGCGGCTGGGTCACGCACCACAACACCGACCTGTGGCGCGCCGCCGCGCCGATCGACGCGGCGAAATACGGCATGTGGCCGTGCGGCGGCGCGTGGCTGTGCAATACGGTGTGGGACCACTACGACTACAGCCGCGATGCGGGCGTGCTGCGGCGCCTGTACCCGGTGATGCGCGGCGCATCCGAATTCTTCCTCGACACGCTCGTCGAAGACCCGCAGGGGCGCGGGCTCGTCACGTCGCCATCGATGTCGCCGGAGAACAGTCATCCGTTCGGCTCCTCGCTGGTGGCCGGCCCGGCGATGGACCGCCAGATCGTGCGCGACCTGTTTGCCCACACGCTGGAAGCCGGTCGCCTGCTCGGCCAGGATGCCGCGCTGCTGGAACGCATCGACGCCGCCCGCGCGCGGCTGGCGCCGGACCGCGTCGGCCAGCAGGGGCAGTTCCAGGAATGGCTGGAAGACTGGGATGCGCGGGCGCCGGACCGGCGGCACCGCCACGTGTCGCACCTGTATGCCGTCTACCCGAGTTCGCAGGCCAATGTGCGCGACACGCCCGAACTCGTGCGCGCCGCGCGCCAGACACTGCTCGACCGAGGCGACCTCGCCACTGGCTGGGGCACGGCATGGCGCCTGTGCCTGTGGGCGCGCATGGGCGATGCCGAGCACGCGTATTCCGTATTGAAGGGACTGACCGGGCCGCGCCGCACCTACCCGAACATGTTCGACGCCCATCCGCCGTTCCAGATCGACGGCAATTTCGGCGGCGCGGCGGGCATCATGGAAATGCTGCTGCAATCGTGGGGTGGCGAGGTACTGCTGTTGCCCGCGCTGCCGGCGGCCTGGCCTTCGGGCCGCGTGACCGGCATCCGCGCGCGCGGCGCCCTGACGATCGATCTCGCCTGGGAACGGGGGCAATTGACGTCGCTGCGGATCGTGGGCAAGCCGGACTACACGGTGACACTGCGCCACCAGGGCAAGGTGGTGCGCGTGAAGCTCGATGCCGGCGGTACATTGCGCACCACCGGCCCGGCGCTCAAGGCGCTTGCCTGA
- a CDS encoding PEP-CTERM sorting domain-containing protein: protein MKTSTRFAFAAAAFICSLSAPGAQAAGNFWDLGYGITVSGSSADGSVIGAYVANDSYYMWTAATGVKAIGGAWHGGVASVSADGSRISGSAYGSDGLTYAGYYSVGTGQWTTLGGIGGSSDASASSGWNISGDGKTVVGLGWVNGGTAHAIASTPAGGMSDLGSIGGSSRANGVSYDGSVIAGWVEQPDGQWTGAYWKDGTLHNMVDDQGNALQEAGAVSADGSWIVGKGYFGQSWRYNTLTQQTEWLGDLDAMADFQGATGISADGNIIVGYDRGFGPAVYGKGTIWIEGQGMLDFTDYITSQGIDLGGRTLALPMGVSADGRTFYGMDSTGSGFVITVSAVPEPATYAMMAGGLALLAARRRLRRGSEKNQ from the coding sequence ATGAAGACTTCGACTCGTTTTGCTTTCGCAGCAGCCGCTTTTATTTGCAGCTTGTCCGCCCCTGGCGCGCAAGCTGCAGGGAATTTCTGGGATCTTGGTTACGGCATTACGGTTTCGGGTTCTTCGGCTGACGGCAGCGTGATTGGCGCTTATGTCGCAAACGATTCGTATTACATGTGGACCGCCGCCACCGGCGTGAAGGCCATTGGCGGGGCATGGCACGGTGGCGTGGCCAGCGTGTCGGCGGACGGATCGCGCATATCCGGCTCGGCCTACGGAAGCGACGGCCTGACCTACGCGGGCTACTACTCGGTCGGCACCGGCCAGTGGACGACACTGGGCGGCATTGGCGGCAGCTCGGATGCCTCGGCAAGCTCCGGCTGGAACATCTCCGGCGATGGCAAGACTGTGGTTGGCCTGGGGTGGGTTAACGGTGGTACCGCGCATGCCATCGCGTCCACGCCCGCCGGCGGCATGAGCGACCTTGGCTCGATCGGGGGCTCCTCACGCGCCAACGGCGTGTCATATGACGGCAGCGTCATCGCCGGATGGGTCGAGCAGCCCGACGGGCAATGGACCGGTGCCTACTGGAAGGACGGCACATTGCACAACATGGTCGATGACCAGGGCAATGCGCTGCAGGAGGCGGGTGCGGTATCGGCTGACGGCAGCTGGATTGTCGGGAAGGGTTACTTCGGTCAGTCCTGGCGGTACAACACGCTCACGCAGCAGACAGAATGGTTGGGTGACCTGGATGCGATGGCGGACTTCCAGGGGGCAACCGGCATCTCGGCGGACGGTAACATCATTGTTGGCTACGATCGCGGCTTCGGCCCCGCTGTCTATGGCAAGGGCACCATCTGGATCGAAGGTCAAGGCATGCTCGATTTCACCGACTACATCACCAGCCAGGGGATAGATCTTGGCGGTCGCACGCTGGCATTGCCGATGGGCGTTTCGGCCGATGGAAGAACGTTCTACGGCATGGACAGTACCGGCAGTGGCTTTGTCATTACGGTGTCGGCGGTCCCCGAACCGGCCACGTACGCCATGATGGCCGGGGGCCTCGCGCTGCTGGCTGCACGCCGGCGCCTGCGTCGTGGTTCGGAAAAGAATCAGTGA
- a CDS encoding TonB-dependent receptor, with translation MQRVEITGSSIKRINAETALPVQLITRAEIEKSSVTTAAELLSKVSANTAALTDGASFSDIAGQRGFNGANLRGIGVSSTLVLLNGRRLANFASPGGNAGVDLNAIPSAAIDRVEILKDGASAIYGTDAIGGVINFITRTNYKGADASAYYADTEHGGARKAMATLSGGIGDLATDRYNVLAVLDYQDTSSLRSSQRSWIGSAFQPDINLDSGSSNTFPANVRRTRANGTTATGPRLNPGAPACNPPATVYAPESFVGPAACMYDYMQDTELFPDSRRVSLLTRGQFAFNKDTTLYGELLVNETSTTYRISALTVSGEIYPLAGQYYPHSLITDNKTPLVVNMRLTEGGPRTNEIDATATRMVVGVKGGALGWDYDMALNHSVNEVDDKYVDGYVRTSLFDAAFASGNINPFGPSGPDGQALLAAAKINDLARHSRGTTDSFDIKATRDLFAMAGGNAAIALGAEYRREKMAFTPSALLAAGEIRGEGEATPFSGGRNVKAVYAELNLPLLTSLEAQLALRHDRYNDVGSTTNPKVGVRWNPMRQVVVRGSYGTGFRAPSLADLYGPVRLGQANGIYNDPLGCIRVGAIDNTDNPDYCGLQPDKLRGGSASLRPEESKQFSVGLVLEPHRDLTTTLDYWRIKKTDVIVSPEGSYFTDPVRNAAFIIRGEPDPALPGIPGPILSIDSRLRNIGALETSGADLGINWRLPATDLGKFAVTFNGTYVFDYKTREAADGPDISALGVYTNDQIVQRWRHTVSLDYDRGPLSLTLQQTFLSGYRDQNLLADGSVHRVDDYSLLDLSGGYQLTKGLKLRAGIKNLLDKNPPRSNQLFSFSVGYDPSYTDPRGRQFYTSLAYAFR, from the coding sequence ATGCAAAGGGTCGAAATCACCGGTTCTTCGATCAAGCGCATCAACGCGGAAACCGCGTTGCCGGTGCAACTGATTACCCGTGCCGAGATTGAAAAGAGCAGCGTCACCACCGCGGCGGAACTGCTGTCGAAGGTGTCCGCCAACACGGCCGCGCTGACCGATGGCGCCAGCTTCAGCGATATTGCCGGCCAACGCGGGTTCAATGGCGCCAACCTGCGCGGCATCGGCGTGTCGTCGACGCTGGTGTTGCTCAATGGCCGCCGCCTGGCCAACTTTGCCTCGCCAGGGGGCAACGCCGGCGTGGACCTGAACGCCATCCCGTCTGCGGCCATCGACCGGGTTGAAATACTGAAAGACGGCGCCTCGGCCATCTATGGCACCGATGCGATCGGCGGCGTGATCAACTTCATTACGCGAACCAATTACAAGGGTGCCGACGCAAGCGCCTACTATGCCGACACCGAGCACGGCGGCGCTCGCAAGGCCATGGCAACGCTGTCGGGCGGCATCGGCGATCTGGCGACGGATCGCTACAACGTGCTGGCCGTACTCGATTACCAGGACACGAGCAGCCTGCGCTCGTCGCAGCGCAGCTGGATCGGTTCGGCCTTCCAGCCCGATATCAATCTCGATTCGGGCAGTTCGAATACTTTTCCCGCCAACGTACGCCGCACGCGCGCCAATGGCACCACCGCAACCGGCCCCCGCCTGAATCCAGGCGCACCGGCCTGCAATCCGCCGGCAACCGTCTACGCGCCCGAGAGCTTCGTCGGTCCGGCCGCCTGCATGTACGATTACATGCAGGACACCGAACTCTTCCCCGATTCGCGGCGCGTGTCGCTGCTTACCCGCGGCCAGTTCGCGTTCAACAAGGACACGACCCTGTATGGCGAATTGCTTGTCAACGAAACGTCGACCACTTACCGCATCAGCGCATTGACGGTCTCGGGCGAGATTTATCCGTTGGCCGGGCAGTACTATCCGCATTCGCTGATAACGGACAACAAGACTCCGCTCGTCGTCAACATGCGCCTGACCGAAGGCGGCCCGCGGACCAACGAAATCGATGCGACGGCCACGCGCATGGTGGTCGGCGTCAAGGGCGGCGCGCTGGGATGGGACTACGACATGGCGCTCAATCACAGCGTCAACGAAGTCGACGACAAATACGTCGACGGTTACGTGAGAACATCGCTGTTCGATGCTGCTTTCGCGAGCGGCAACATCAATCCTTTCGGACCATCCGGCCCTGACGGCCAGGCCTTGCTGGCGGCGGCCAAGATCAACGACCTGGCGCGCCATTCGCGCGGCACCACCGACTCGTTCGATATCAAGGCCACGCGCGACCTGTTCGCCATGGCCGGCGGCAATGCCGCCATCGCGCTCGGCGCGGAATACCGGCGCGAAAAGATGGCCTTCACGCCGTCGGCATTGCTGGCGGCCGGGGAAATCCGCGGCGAAGGCGAGGCCACGCCGTTTTCGGGCGGGCGCAACGTCAAGGCCGTGTATGCCGAGCTCAATCTGCCCTTGCTGACCAGCCTGGAAGCGCAACTGGCGCTGCGCCATGACCGCTACAACGACGTGGGCTCGACGACAAACCCCAAGGTGGGCGTACGGTGGAATCCGATGCGGCAGGTGGTGGTGCGCGGATCGTATGGCACCGGCTTCCGCGCACCGTCCCTTGCCGACCTGTATGGCCCGGTGCGGCTGGGCCAGGCCAACGGCATCTACAACGACCCGCTAGGCTGCATCAGGGTCGGGGCAATCGACAACACCGACAATCCCGATTACTGCGGCCTGCAACCGGACAAGCTGCGCGGCGGTTCGGCGTCCCTGCGCCCGGAGGAATCAAAGCAGTTTTCGGTGGGCCTGGTGCTTGAACCGCATCGCGACCTCACGACGACACTGGATTACTGGCGCATCAAGAAGACCGACGTCATCGTCTCGCCGGAAGGCTCGTATTTCACCGACCCGGTGCGCAACGCCGCCTTCATCATCCGCGGCGAGCCCGATCCGGCCCTGCCCGGGATTCCGGGCCCCATCCTGTCGATCGATTCGCGGCTGCGCAATATCGGCGCGCTGGAAACCTCGGGCGCCGACCTGGGCATCAACTGGCGCCTGCCGGCCACCGACCTGGGCAAATTTGCCGTCACGTTCAACGGCACCTATGTGTTCGACTACAAGACGCGCGAAGCGGCCGACGGTCCCGATATCAGTGCGCTGGGCGTGTACACGAACGACCAGATCGTCCAGCGGTGGCGCCATACCGTGAGCCTGGACTACGACCGCGGGCCCCTCAGCCTGACCTTGCAGCAAACCTTCCTGAGCGGCTATCGCGACCAGAACCTGCTGGCCGACGGGTCGGTCCATCGTGTCGATGACTATTCGCTGCTCGACCTGAGCGGCGGGTACCAGCTCACGAAGGGGCTGAAACTGCGGGCCGGTATCAAGAACCTGCTCGACAAGAATCCCCCGCGCTCGAACCAGCTGTTCAGTTTTTCGGTCGGCTACGATCCCAGCTATACCGATCCGCGCGGCCGCCAGTTCTACACGTCGCTGGCTTACGCGTTCCGTTAG
- a CDS encoding DUF2970 domain-containing protein: protein MVQKRSFLASLTAIAWSFIGLRRKKDFDVDAEGAFNPLYVLIAAVLALAAFISALLLAVRLAVS from the coding sequence ATGGTACAGAAACGTTCATTCCTCGCCTCGCTCACTGCGATCGCCTGGTCCTTCATTGGACTGCGCCGCAAGAAGGATTTCGACGTCGATGCGGAAGGCGCATTCAATCCGCTTTATGTGCTTATCGCAGCAGTTCTGGCACTGGCCGCCTTCATTAGTGCCCTACTGCTGGCGGTTCGGCTCGCCGTTTCGTGA
- a CDS encoding GntR family transcriptional regulator produces MAKPPIIFKRNTNILLDHIAATVAVGDALPAEQRMAEVTRGSRTAVRASLAYLQERGLIAGLDDRRLLRKPRPADYFDEAELQSGAQRIQEVLMERIYRNDLPPGADFTETELARAAGASTISVREFLIGFSRFGLIEKKPQGGWRLCAFDRTFATELEQVRRMFELAAVEQLVALPAGHPAFDRLDALIARHEQVKAGLPQTSEAFPALDREMHTFLIGLLDNRFAMGLNDLVSLVFHYHYQWDKGDEVPRNERALDEHLALLRALARRDRKGALTAMGRHLDSARSTMLDSVARRANGVGR; encoded by the coding sequence ATGGCGAAACCGCCCATCATCTTCAAGCGCAACACGAATATCCTGCTCGATCACATCGCCGCGACCGTGGCCGTGGGCGATGCGTTGCCCGCGGAGCAGCGGATGGCCGAAGTGACGCGGGGCAGCCGCACGGCGGTGCGTGCCAGCCTGGCCTACCTGCAGGAGCGCGGCCTGATCGCCGGGCTCGATGACCGGCGGCTGCTGCGCAAGCCGCGGCCGGCCGATTACTTCGACGAGGCGGAACTGCAGTCCGGCGCGCAGCGCATCCAGGAAGTGCTGATGGAGCGCATCTACCGCAACGACCTGCCGCCCGGCGCCGATTTCACCGAGACCGAACTGGCGCGCGCCGCGGGCGCCAGCACCATCAGCGTGCGCGAGTTCCTCATCGGCTTTTCACGCTTCGGCCTGATCGAGAAGAAGCCGCAAGGCGGCTGGCGCCTGTGCGCGTTCGACCGCACGTTCGCGACGGAGCTGGAACAGGTGCGGCGCATGTTCGAGCTGGCCGCCGTGGAGCAGCTGGTCGCGCTGCCGGCCGGTCATCCGGCATTCGACCGGCTGGACGCGTTGATCGCCCGGCATGAGCAGGTGAAGGCTGGACTGCCGCAGACGTCCGAGGCGTTCCCCGCGCTCGATCGGGAGATGCACACCTTTCTCATCGGCCTGCTGGACAACCGGTTCGCGATGGGGCTGAACGATCTCGTGTCGCTGGTGTTCCACTATCACTACCAGTGGGACAAAGGGGACGAGGTGCCGCGCAATGAACGCGCGCTGGACGAACACCTTGCGCTGCTGCGGGCGCTGGCGCGGCGCGATCGCAAGGGGGCATTGACCGCCATGGGCCGGCACCTGGATTCGGCGCGCAGCACGATGCTTGATTCGGTGGCGCGCAGGGCGAACGGGGTGGGGCGGTAG